The Mesorhizobium sp. M1D.F.Ca.ET.043.01.1.1 genome contains a region encoding:
- a CDS encoding YaiO family outer membrane beta-barrel protein encodes MRRGRRAALAASLILAIAAAPAAAMAQTVDELYASGVKARQAQHFDEAADLFRRALALKPDNADALVQLGFAELGRSDLTAAHDAFSRALSLAPAYRDASFGMAEVEFRSGNLDAALPLAEKVAQADPGNADAAALVENIRKARQAGQAKPVPAAAAPAKQSLRRRPDPVAMQLEEGRRLRAAGNLPEAEQAYRRALKLAPRNTDILVALGLVAGSSQRFDEAGQFFDRALAIRPGLLDARLGKVRLAIWQGDAPRARAAVDGVLATAPDNVEALVLDGRIALLEADYARAGQSFQRALALDPRNAEALVGLGDVRRAEGDDEAARQAYRRALAIEPGSADIEQRLAVPPPHKWRLDLGSEVSDLTNGLGDWTDSSAGLAYRLTPRTTISGRTRVATRFGHTDVQIEGRIDQAFSPAFSAYALGAATPDADFLARYSIGAGASWQVVAPAKVFGPLSLNIDARYDNFADTNVTSIQPWLQAYVLDGRLGLAARWVHAEDDIGTRADGYVLRADLAVTQRVNLFGGYADAPEISDGTLVPTRTVFGGISFDVSDPLTLRASVAHEQRPTFDRSIFGFGLTARF; translated from the coding sequence ATGCGGCGCGGCCGGCGCGCAGCCCTTGCCGCGAGTCTGATCCTGGCGATCGCCGCTGCTCCGGCCGCGGCGATGGCGCAGACCGTCGACGAGCTCTACGCGTCCGGCGTCAAGGCCAGGCAGGCGCAGCATTTCGACGAGGCCGCCGATCTTTTCCGGCGCGCGCTGGCGCTCAAGCCCGACAATGCCGACGCCCTGGTGCAGCTCGGCTTCGCGGAGCTCGGACGCAGCGATCTGACGGCCGCGCACGACGCTTTTTCCAGGGCGCTTTCCCTTGCGCCGGCCTATCGCGACGCCAGCTTCGGCATGGCCGAGGTCGAGTTCCGCTCCGGCAATCTGGACGCCGCGCTGCCGCTCGCCGAGAAGGTTGCGCAGGCCGATCCCGGCAACGCCGATGCCGCGGCACTTGTCGAAAACATCCGCAAGGCCAGGCAGGCCGGCCAAGCGAAGCCGGTTCCGGCTGCCGCGGCGCCGGCGAAGCAGTCGCTCCGCCGGCGACCCGATCCCGTCGCCATGCAGTTGGAGGAGGGCAGGCGCCTGCGGGCGGCTGGGAACCTGCCGGAGGCGGAGCAGGCCTATCGCCGGGCGCTGAAGCTGGCGCCGAGGAACACCGACATCCTGGTCGCGCTTGGCCTTGTCGCCGGCTCCAGCCAGCGCTTCGACGAGGCGGGGCAATTCTTCGACCGGGCGCTGGCCATCAGGCCCGGCCTTCTCGATGCCCGGCTGGGCAAGGTCCGCCTGGCGATCTGGCAGGGCGACGCGCCGCGCGCCCGCGCGGCTGTCGACGGCGTGCTGGCGACGGCGCCGGACAATGTCGAGGCGCTCGTCCTCGACGGCAGGATAGCCCTGCTCGAGGCCGACTACGCGCGGGCCGGGCAGTCGTTCCAGCGCGCGCTTGCGCTCGATCCGCGCAATGCCGAGGCGCTGGTCGGGCTCGGCGATGTGCGCCGCGCCGAGGGCGACGACGAGGCCGCGCGGCAGGCCTATCGTCGGGCGCTCGCCATCGAGCCCGGCTCCGCCGATATCGAGCAAAGGCTGGCCGTGCCGCCGCCGCATAAATGGCGGCTCGACCTCGGCAGCGAGGTGAGCGATCTCACCAACGGTCTCGGCGACTGGACCGACAGTTCGGCCGGCCTTGCCTATCGGCTCACTCCGCGCACGACGATTTCCGGCCGCACCCGCGTGGCCACCCGCTTCGGCCACACAGACGTCCAGATCGAGGGCCGCATCGACCAGGCCTTCTCGCCGGCGTTCTCGGCCTATGCGCTGGGCGCGGCGACGCCGGACGCCGATTTCCTGGCGCGCTATTCGATCGGCGCCGGCGCCTCGTGGCAGGTCGTGGCGCCGGCAAAGGTGTTCGGCCCGCTGTCGCTCAACATCGACGCCCGCTACGACAATTTCGCCGACACCAACGTCACCAGTATCCAGCCTTGGCTGCAGGCCTATGTGCTGGACGGCCGCCTGGGGCTTGCCGCCCGCTGGGTGCATGCCGAGGACGATATCGGCACGCGCGCCGACGGCTATGTGCTGCGCGCCGACCTTGCGGTGACACAGCGCGTCAACCTGTTCGGCGGTTATGCCGACGCCCCCGAAATCTCCGACGGCACGCTGGTGCCGACCCGCACCGTCTTCGGCGGCATTTCCTTCGACGTCAGCGATCCGCTGACGCTGCGCGCCAGCGTCGCGCATGAACAACGCCCGACATTCGACCGAAGCATATTCGGGTTCGGGCTGACCGCGCGGTTCTGA
- a CDS encoding glycosyltransferase: protein MIVDWSHEIVLAATILSWFIIGAGLAQTTIYLLQLVVAGYALSRRPPVARSALLWHRYGEVAPPIALLVPAYNEALNVVESVHSMLALEYPNFEVVVINDGSKDDTLQRLIDAFRLVKFHRPYEEALAHMPIRGLYSSPMTERLFVVDKENGGKADAQNAGINVCRAPLFCVIDGDSILEPDALMRAAQPFIDDPERTIAVGGTIRIANGSKIEAGRVREVRLPRRLLPLLQVVEYLRAFLMARLAWSRINTLMLVSGAFGMFRRAEVVAAGGFTKGSMGEDLDLVIKLHRHMRDRKRKYSIQFIPEPVCWTEAPETLSVLARQRSRWQRGALECFFRYRAMLFNPRYGRIGFLGFGHIFIVDVLGPVAEVLGYILIPLFWLLGILSAEYLLAFTSLIFTYGVCVSVCSLILEEAELQRFPRARDLAVLTAVAVLENFGYRQLNNFWRVKGWWQFLRGNQGWGEMPRTGLGAAKK, encoded by the coding sequence ATGATCGTCGACTGGAGCCACGAGATCGTTCTTGCCGCCACCATCCTGTCCTGGTTCATCATCGGGGCGGGGTTGGCGCAGACGACGATCTACCTGCTGCAGCTCGTCGTCGCCGGCTACGCGCTTTCCAGGCGCCCGCCCGTCGCGCGCTCGGCGCTGCTGTGGCACCGCTACGGCGAGGTGGCGCCGCCGATCGCGCTGCTGGTGCCCGCCTACAACGAGGCCTTGAACGTGGTCGAGAGCGTCCATTCGATGCTGGCGCTCGAATACCCGAATTTCGAGGTTGTCGTCATCAATGACGGCTCGAAGGACGACACGCTTCAGCGCCTGATCGATGCCTTCAGGCTGGTGAAGTTCCATCGACCCTATGAGGAGGCGCTCGCGCACATGCCGATCCGCGGCCTCTATTCCTCGCCGATGACCGAGCGGCTGTTCGTCGTCGACAAGGAGAATGGCGGCAAGGCCGACGCCCAGAACGCCGGCATCAATGTCTGCCGCGCGCCGCTGTTCTGCGTCATCGACGGCGACTCCATCCTCGAGCCCGACGCGCTGATGCGCGCCGCCCAGCCCTTCATCGACGACCCCGAGCGCACCATCGCCGTCGGCGGCACGATCCGCATCGCCAACGGCTCCAAGATCGAGGCGGGCAGGGTGCGCGAGGTCCGTCTGCCGCGCCGCCTGCTGCCGCTGCTGCAGGTGGTCGAATATCTGCGCGCCTTCCTGATGGCCAGGCTCGCCTGGAGCCGCATCAACACGCTGATGCTGGTCTCCGGCGCCTTCGGCATGTTCCGCCGCGCCGAAGTGGTGGCGGCGGGCGGCTTCACCAAGGGTTCGATGGGCGAGGACCTCGACCTCGTCATCAAGCTGCACCGGCACATGCGCGACAGGAAGCGCAAATACAGCATCCAGTTCATCCCCGAGCCGGTGTGCTGGACCGAGGCGCCGGAAACGCTGAGCGTGCTGGCAAGGCAGCGCTCGCGCTGGCAGCGCGGCGCGCTCGAATGCTTCTTCCGCTACCGCGCCATGCTCTTCAACCCGCGCTACGGCCGCATCGGCTTTCTCGGCTTCGGCCACATCTTCATCGTCGACGTGCTGGGGCCGGTGGCGGAGGTGCTGGGCTACATCCTGATCCCGCTCTTCTGGCTGCTCGGCATCCTTTCGGCCGAATATCTTCTGGCCTTCACCTCGCTCATCTTCACCTACGGCGTCTGCGTCAGCGTCTGCTCGCTCATCCTCGAAGAGGCCGAGCTGCAGCGTTTTCCCCGCGCCAGGGACCTTGCCGTGCTGACGGCGGTCGCCGTGCTCGAGAATTTCGGCTACCGCCAGCTCAACAATTTCTGGCGCGTAAAGGGCTGGTGGCAATTCCTGCGCGGCAATCAGGGCTGGGGCGAGATGCCCAGGACCGGCCTCGGCGCCGCCAAGAAGTAG
- a CDS encoding response regulator translates to MIGAKARVLICDDDPLLLELMEFRLRAKGYEVIKAVDGAEALAKAEQDGPDIIVLDAMMPKADGVEVLARIKGDPALSETPVVMLTARKAEKDIVSALEKGADDYLVKPFIPEELLARLARLIARSRSGKR, encoded by the coding sequence GTGATTGGAGCGAAGGCAAGAGTTCTGATCTGCGATGACGACCCCTTGTTGCTCGAGCTGATGGAATTCAGGCTGAGGGCGAAGGGCTACGAGGTCATCAAGGCGGTGGACGGCGCCGAGGCGCTGGCGAAGGCGGAGCAGGATGGCCCCGATATCATCGTGCTCGACGCGATGATGCCTAAGGCCGACGGTGTCGAGGTGCTGGCGCGCATCAAGGGCGACCCGGCCCTGTCCGAGACGCCGGTGGTCATGCTGACCGCCCGCAAGGCCGAGAAGGATATCGTCTCGGCCCTCGAGAAGGGGGCCGACGACTATCTGGTGAAGCCGTTCATCCCCGAGGAGCTTCTGGCCCGGCTTGCGCGCCTGATCGCGCGCAGCAGGAGCGGGAAGCGCTGA
- a CDS encoding alpha/beta hydrolase — protein sequence MTSKTDFESKFASNGNIKLHYIAAGSGPPIVFLHGFPDHGLGWRRQLDALSGNFRVLAPDLRGFGRSDAPRGHANYALLPSLVGDVLSVLVAEQLSQASIVGHDWGGTIAWWLAMRVPQAVRHLVVLSAPHPRNYLRAIADPANAGYFGYMRRFQEAGMAAMPGREELAAWVADADDRHSLMVSLERSDPEAILGYYRANIPLGRVPDIGQLPLVKAPTLVLFGNDDPYVPSAAFDGTFREVDNVTSLVALPGAGHFIHHHAAAVVNREIEAWVARPPSSYRRLE from the coding sequence GTGACTTCGAAGACAGATTTCGAGTCAAAGTTCGCGTCCAACGGCAATATAAAGCTACATTACATTGCGGCGGGCTCCGGCCCGCCGATCGTCTTTCTGCACGGGTTTCCAGACCATGGTCTCGGTTGGCGCCGGCAGCTGGACGCTTTGAGCGGCAACTTCAGGGTGTTGGCGCCGGACTTGCGCGGCTTTGGGCGGAGCGACGCGCCACGGGGACATGCCAACTACGCCTTGCTGCCCAGTCTTGTGGGGGACGTCCTGTCCGTGCTCGTGGCGGAGCAACTTTCGCAGGCCTCTATCGTCGGCCACGACTGGGGTGGAACCATAGCCTGGTGGCTGGCAATGCGTGTGCCGCAAGCGGTGCGCCATCTTGTCGTTCTGTCTGCGCCGCATCCGCGCAACTACCTCCGCGCCATCGCCGATCCTGCCAATGCTGGATACTTCGGCTACATGCGCCGTTTCCAGGAAGCCGGCATGGCTGCCATGCCGGGGCGGGAGGAGCTTGCCGCCTGGGTTGCGGACGCGGACGACAGGCACTCGCTCATGGTTTCGCTCGAGCGCTCCGATCCGGAGGCAATACTGGGCTACTACAGGGCCAATATTCCGCTCGGCAGGGTGCCAGATATTGGTCAATTGCCGCTGGTCAAGGCGCCCACGCTGGTCCTGTTCGGCAACGATGATCCATATGTCCCCTCGGCCGCTTTCGATGGCACGTTCCGCGAGGTCGACAACGTCACGTCTCTGGTGGCGCTGCCAGGCGCAGGTCATTTCATCCATCATCATGCCGCGGCTGTCGTGAACCGCGAGATCGAGGCCTGGGTGGCGCGGCCGCCATCCAGCTACCGCAGGCTGGAATAG
- a CDS encoding Lpg1974 family pore-forming outer membrane protein, with protein sequence MHTQGKGKLLATMAASAASVTTMGMATAHATEAQPSDQSVIDSRIKMSFEGSYFWNNVHKDDKLSSDKLGNSNGDYSGSVALTKQISPDLDWRLAGTFHIGKKRSIVLDEFPVTSPSEGTGTIGFNDDYNFQTFDFDIGKHVKVQQADIRFFGGLRLVHSDETVFNLYEKFTPTNPADKGISADKIGTAEYWGIGPRVGADGYYPVGENWGLTGAVSGAVMWGRRIDRVGVNVTQTNPNEHASETLFNEGSGETVSNVDASLGVSWTPMVNTTFTAGYKIEAWHKLLVNADHDNQVFQGPFLRLEVKM encoded by the coding sequence ATGCATACGCAAGGCAAGGGTAAACTTTTGGCGACGATGGCGGCATCGGCCGCCTCGGTGACAACGATGGGTATGGCCACGGCTCACGCAACAGAGGCGCAGCCATCGGACCAGAGCGTCATCGATTCGCGCATCAAGATGTCGTTCGAGGGCTCGTACTTCTGGAACAATGTCCATAAAGACGACAAGCTGAGTAGCGACAAGCTGGGTAATAGCAATGGCGACTACTCTGGCTCGGTCGCGCTAACCAAGCAGATTTCTCCGGACTTGGATTGGCGTCTTGCCGGCACTTTTCATATCGGCAAGAAGCGGTCAATCGTCTTGGACGAGTTTCCCGTGACGAGTCCTTCAGAGGGCACGGGGACTATTGGTTTCAACGACGACTACAACTTCCAGACGTTCGATTTTGACATCGGCAAGCATGTCAAGGTTCAGCAGGCCGATATCCGCTTCTTCGGCGGCCTGCGGCTCGTGCATTCCGACGAAACGGTATTCAATTTGTACGAGAAGTTCACGCCGACCAATCCTGCCGATAAAGGCATCTCTGCGGACAAGATCGGTACGGCGGAATACTGGGGCATCGGCCCCCGGGTCGGTGCTGACGGCTACTATCCGGTCGGCGAGAACTGGGGCCTCACGGGCGCCGTCTCAGGCGCGGTCATGTGGGGCCGGCGTATCGACCGAGTTGGTGTCAATGTCACGCAGACAAATCCCAATGAGCACGCTTCCGAGACGCTGTTCAACGAAGGCTCGGGCGAGACGGTGTCCAACGTCGATGCATCGCTCGGTGTGAGCTGGACGCCGATGGTGAACACCACGTTCACCGCAGGCTACAAGATCGAAGCGTGGCACAAACTGCTGGTAAACGCAGACCACGACAATCAGGTATTCCAGGGGCCGTTCCTGCGCCTCGAAGTGAAGATGTGA
- a CDS encoding HEAT repeat domain-containing protein encodes MWLIWDLSILLSALSLAIMLFLTARRVLQERRARVAADQRRQLLTALIAFTENRDREALKAAILAVPAGVAINAGFEFISLLRGEEYDDVLAAFNECGLPALVGRQLEKGNGAERIHAAEMLAALRSEGAVAGLLSALERDRSREVRIAAAIALCDLGSLPPLGIALRKIGDEGQRSRRLIELFRRFPAARLDELADHAARTDAVPFIRAAAIDALARAGSFRFADLFARLAGDASPEVAAAALRALGLTGHAGATAILASAMANSDWDVRAAAADAAGRLGLAELAAPLSGLMDDEVWTVRYAAANALRSFGQPGERLLRQIADSEVSRSQRTASLILAEGPAA; translated from the coding sequence ATGTGGCTGATCTGGGATCTCTCCATACTGCTCAGCGCCCTTTCCCTGGCGATCATGCTGTTCCTGACGGCGCGCCGAGTGCTGCAGGAGCGCCGCGCCAGGGTGGCGGCCGACCAGCGGCGCCAGCTTCTGACGGCGCTGATCGCCTTCACCGAAAATCGCGACCGCGAGGCCCTGAAGGCGGCGATCCTTGCGGTGCCGGCGGGCGTCGCGATCAATGCCGGCTTCGAATTCATTTCGCTGTTGCGCGGCGAGGAATATGACGACGTCCTTGCCGCCTTCAACGAATGCGGCCTGCCGGCGCTCGTCGGCAGGCAGCTGGAAAAAGGCAACGGCGCCGAGCGCATCCATGCGGCCGAAATGCTTGCGGCGCTGCGTTCGGAAGGGGCTGTGGCCGGCCTGCTCTCGGCGCTCGAACGCGACCGTTCGCGCGAGGTCAGGATCGCCGCGGCAATCGCGCTTTGCGATCTGGGCAGCCTGCCGCCGCTCGGCATCGCGCTGCGCAAGATCGGCGACGAGGGGCAGCGCTCGCGGCGCCTCATCGAGCTGTTCAGGCGCTTTCCGGCGGCGCGCCTCGACGAGCTCGCCGACCACGCCGCCCGCACCGACGCCGTGCCCTTCATCCGCGCGGCCGCGATCGACGCGCTCGCCCGCGCCGGCAGCTTCCGCTTCGCCGATCTTTTCGCCCGCCTGGCCGGCGATGCCTCGCCCGAGGTCGCCGCCGCGGCGCTGCGCGCGCTCGGCCTGACCGGACATGCCGGGGCGACGGCGATCCTGGCGAGCGCAATGGCGAACAGCGACTGGGACGTGCGCGCAGCCGCTGCCGATGCCGCGGGGCGCCTCGGTCTCGCCGAGCTTGCCGCGCCGCTGTCCGGGCTGATGGACGACGAAGTGTGGACCGTGCGCTATGCAGCCGCCAACGCGCTGCGCTCCTTCGGCCAGCCGGGCGAGCGGCTGCTGCGCCAGATCGCCGACAGTGAGGTCTCGCGCAGCCAGCGCACCGCATCGCTCATTCTTGCCGAGGGGCCGGCCGCATGA
- a CDS encoding ATP-binding protein, which yields MSEIWHSLLANLALVSILVVAWDLVADFTGRLPRLIQSLLLGAVMCAGAIISIATALPISGFFVDLRAAFIAAAAFFGGWPAMVVAVAGSIAYRIHLGGQLSVGIMGILITAVVGIAWHHIVAARSRTMFDIVGLSVSVALAGLITLVVMPPQVVAGFVQQSTLPSLVFRFLGTFVIGVLLDRQQRRRELDMSNMIYRAMVRELPDCLNVKDVDGRFVVANPATAEMMRAASVEDLIGKTDFDFYPKDVAERFRQDETGALEAGQTLRIDQPALFPDGRQGWLYTLKAPFRDEAGRITGVITYNRDISEQKRNAQLKNDFISTVSHELRTPLTSIRGSLGLIAAGVAGELPPKAANLVNIAHNNSERLVLLINDILDMEKIESGVITFKIKQMAIRPVLEQAIAASSNYMAENRIRIVLVDDAPRAEANIDPDRMHQVMANLLSNAIKFSDPGGTVTVTLQRRDRDMLRISVIDQGSGIPEAFRSRIFGKFEQADASSTRKKGGTGLGLSIVKTIVEKLGGAVSFETVEGKGTSFHIDLAEAQRQDAKPVFVERRSRKRDGRLRVLICEDEPDVAAVIAALLDAEGFSSDVAPDIDTAKALLRSRDYVALTLDIRLAGESGIKLFHDIRASQVNSDISVIVISAVADEARRSLNGTAVGIVDWLEKPVDSARLHAALAKIVGRRVEPKPRILHVEDDEGVLAVMSAGLGPGVSITSAKTLQDARRAVAKHRFDLVILDIALPDGSGLDLLIDLPPETRVIVFSAAELDERLGDRVQAIMTKTRASEIDVARLVRSMLIASRDAAGSTERAGV from the coding sequence ATGTCCGAGATATGGCACTCACTCCTCGCCAATCTTGCGCTGGTCTCGATCCTGGTCGTCGCCTGGGACCTTGTGGCGGATTTCACCGGGCGTCTTCCGCGGTTGATCCAGTCGCTGCTTTTGGGCGCGGTCATGTGCGCGGGCGCGATCATCTCCATTGCGACGGCCTTGCCCATCTCCGGCTTCTTCGTCGACCTGCGCGCCGCCTTCATCGCCGCCGCCGCGTTCTTCGGCGGATGGCCGGCAATGGTCGTCGCCGTCGCCGGATCGATTGCCTATCGCATCCATCTCGGCGGGCAGTTGAGCGTCGGGATCATGGGCATCCTCATCACCGCTGTTGTTGGCATCGCGTGGCACCACATCGTCGCGGCCCGGTCGCGCACCATGTTCGACATTGTCGGCCTCAGCGTTTCGGTCGCGCTAGCCGGGCTGATCACGCTTGTCGTCATGCCGCCGCAGGTCGTGGCCGGCTTCGTTCAGCAGAGCACGCTCCCGTCCCTCGTGTTCCGCTTCCTCGGCACCTTCGTCATCGGCGTGCTGCTCGATCGGCAGCAGCGGCGGCGCGAGCTTGACATGTCCAACATGATCTACCGCGCCATGGTTCGCGAGCTGCCGGATTGCCTCAACGTGAAGGATGTCGACGGCCGCTTCGTCGTCGCAAATCCAGCCACCGCCGAAATGATGCGTGCCGCCTCGGTCGAGGATCTGATCGGCAAGACGGATTTCGATTTCTATCCCAAGGACGTGGCAGAACGCTTCAGGCAGGATGAGACGGGCGCGCTCGAGGCCGGCCAAACGTTGCGCATCGATCAGCCCGCGCTTTTCCCGGACGGCAGGCAGGGCTGGCTCTATACGCTGAAGGCGCCCTTCCGCGACGAGGCCGGCAGGATCACCGGCGTCATCACCTACAATCGCGACATCAGCGAGCAGAAGCGAAACGCGCAGCTCAAGAACGATTTCATCTCCACGGTCAGCCACGAATTGCGCACGCCACTGACATCCATCCGCGGCTCGCTCGGCCTGATCGCGGCCGGCGTGGCGGGCGAGTTGCCGCCCAAGGCTGCCAATCTCGTCAACATCGCCCACAACAACAGCGAGAGGCTGGTTCTTCTCATCAACGACATCCTCGACATGGAGAAGATCGAATCGGGCGTGATCACCTTCAAGATCAAACAGATGGCTATCCGCCCGGTGCTGGAGCAGGCCATTGCCGCAAGCTCCAACTACATGGCCGAGAACAGGATCCGCATCGTCCTGGTCGACGATGCCCCGCGCGCCGAGGCCAATATCGACCCCGACCGCATGCATCAGGTGATGGCGAACCTCTTGTCGAATGCGATCAAGTTCTCCGATCCCGGCGGCACCGTGACGGTGACGCTCCAGCGTCGCGACCGCGACATGCTGCGCATCTCCGTGATCGATCAGGGCTCAGGCATCCCGGAAGCGTTCCGCAGCCGCATCTTCGGCAAGTTCGAGCAGGCCGATGCGTCCAGCACCCGCAAGAAGGGCGGCACCGGCCTGGGCTTGAGCATCGTCAAGACCATCGTCGAAAAGCTCGGCGGCGCCGTTTCCTTCGAAACGGTGGAAGGCAAGGGGACTTCGTTCCACATCGACCTCGCTGAAGCGCAAAGGCAGGACGCGAAGCCGGTTTTTGTCGAGCGCCGGTCGCGCAAGCGCGATGGCCGCCTGCGTGTCCTGATCTGCGAGGACGAGCCAGACGTCGCGGCGGTGATCGCGGCGCTTCTCGACGCGGAAGGCTTTTCCAGCGACGTCGCCCCCGACATCGACACCGCCAAGGCGCTCCTGCGCTCCCGCGACTATGTGGCGTTGACGCTCGACATCAGGCTGGCGGGGGAATCCGGCATCAAGCTCTTCCACGACATAAGGGCATCGCAGGTCAATTCCGACATTTCGGTCATCGTCATCTCCGCCGTCGCCGACGAGGCCAGGCGCTCGCTGAACGGTACCGCGGTCGGCATCGTCGACTGGCTGGAAAAGCCGGTGGATTCGGCGCGGCTTCACGCCGCTCTCGCCAAGATCGTCGGCCGCAGGGTCGAGCCGAAGCCGCGGATCCTGCATGTCGAGGACGATGAGGGCGTGCTTGCCGTGATGTCGGCGGGGCTCGGTCCGGGTGTCTCGATCACCTCGGCGAAAACCCTGCAGGACGCCCGGCGGGCGGTCGCGAAACATCGCTTCGACCTGGTCATCCTGGACATCGCGCTTCCCGACGGATCGGGCCTGGACCTGCTCATCGACCTGCCGCCGGAGACCCGGGTGATCGTGTTCTCGGCTGCGGAATTGGACGAGAGGCTGGGCGATCGGGTACAGGCGATCATGACCAAGACCAGGGCGTCGGAGATCGATGTCGCCAGGCTGGTCAGAAGCATGTTGATTGCGTCCCGCGACGCCGCGGGATCCACCGAGCGAGCAGGGGTGTGA
- a CDS encoding cytochrome P450, with product MHFSPHPEPSPVCYCRQVYKGILPLRRANNFTASLSRLCNNSAHCRLRGTPPGAFRHGGRVSDPTQIEGMLNNLVYNLFAQSGQDDRRGAGPKEIGNLVVFDHPESVDKIAKAPALFRKNFSLISALGFSRFNTNDDEWATRRAITQDRYLAAAKPAHNQSVHDIFAACLAGCETSLAGIQQGLFAGAMTIFYRAFGLAAEVRPTAALLDRVRVVLRRLQYYSWVTPTNAERNSAIGDARAVVADFGAQIMADRQAAAEMDRFSEQASEIEGFSPIEEFVMNLFAGIETTVTTVLWVLDRLGANQKVQERIHDEISGDRPQTPFTDCFINETMRYFPPIPFLTREVSTSTDLDGTALRAGQLVMLSVVGVHQHPEFWENPRTFDASRKEFIDNSFDRRAFIPFLTGPRMCGGARLGRLEVEQAVRAVVRQFAFARADDIIRFDYALALRPASGMSVTVSRR from the coding sequence ATGCATTTCAGCCCCCACCCAGAACCCAGCCCCGTGTGTTATTGCAGACAAGTTTATAAAGGCATATTGCCGCTACGGCGCGCCAACAACTTTACAGCGTCACTGTCACGTCTTTGCAACAATAGCGCACATTGTCGGTTGAGAGGGACGCCGCCGGGGGCGTTCCGACATGGAGGTAGGGTGAGCGATCCCACGCAAATCGAAGGCATGCTCAACAATCTCGTCTACAACCTGTTCGCGCAAAGCGGGCAGGATGACCGGCGGGGTGCCGGTCCCAAGGAGATCGGCAACCTCGTCGTGTTCGACCACCCGGAGAGTGTCGACAAGATCGCCAAGGCCCCCGCCTTGTTCCGCAAGAACTTCTCACTGATTTCGGCGCTCGGCTTCAGCCGCTTCAACACCAATGACGATGAGTGGGCCACGCGGCGAGCGATCACGCAGGACCGTTACCTCGCGGCGGCGAAGCCCGCCCACAATCAAAGCGTGCACGACATCTTCGCCGCATGCCTCGCCGGCTGCGAGACATCGCTCGCCGGCATCCAGCAGGGGCTGTTCGCCGGGGCCATGACCATCTTCTACCGGGCATTCGGACTTGCGGCGGAGGTTCGGCCCACGGCCGCGCTGCTCGACCGGGTGCGCGTCGTGCTGCGGCGGCTGCAATACTATTCCTGGGTGACTCCCACCAATGCAGAGCGCAACAGCGCCATCGGCGACGCCCGAGCGGTCGTAGCCGATTTCGGCGCGCAGATCATGGCGGACCGGCAGGCGGCGGCGGAAATGGATCGCTTCTCGGAGCAGGCCAGTGAAATCGAAGGCTTTTCTCCGATCGAGGAGTTCGTGATGAATCTCTTCGCCGGAATCGAGACCACCGTGACGACGGTGCTTTGGGTGCTGGACAGGCTCGGCGCCAACCAGAAGGTGCAGGAGCGCATCCATGATGAAATCTCCGGCGACAGGCCGCAGACGCCATTCACCGACTGCTTCATCAACGAGACGATGCGATATTTTCCGCCGATCCCATTCCTGACCCGCGAAGTGAGCACGAGCACGGATCTGGACGGCACGGCGTTGCGCGCCGGGCAGCTTGTCATGCTTTCTGTCGTCGGCGTGCACCAGCATCCCGAGTTCTGGGAAAATCCGAGGACCTTCGATGCCAGCCGCAAGGAGTTCATCGACAACAGTTTTGACCGTCGCGCCTTCATCCCCTTCCTAACCGGACCGCGTATGTGCGGCGGCGCACGCCTCGGCCGGCTCGAGGTCGAGCAAGCGGTTCGCGCGGTGGTGCGGCAATTCGCATTCGCCCGTGCCGACGATATTATCCGCTTCGATTATGCGCTGGCGCTGCGCCCGGCGAGCGGTATGTCGGTAACGGTGTCAAGGCGCTGA
- a CDS encoding response regulator — MPARILYVDDEDDIREIAQMSLELDPQFEVRSSASGIEALTDAADWRPDLILLDVMMPDMDGPETLRRLGESPLTASIPVVFITARTQTHEVERYLAMGAVGVIAKPFDPMALAGEVRKLLRPRDGRP, encoded by the coding sequence ATGCCGGCACGGATCCTCTATGTGGATGACGAGGACGACATCCGCGAGATCGCCCAGATGTCGCTGGAGCTCGATCCGCAATTCGAGGTGCGGTCCAGCGCCTCGGGCATCGAGGCGCTGACCGATGCCGCCGATTGGCGGCCGGACCTTATCCTGCTCGATGTGATGATGCCGGACATGGACGGGCCGGAAACACTGAGGCGCCTGGGCGAATCGCCGCTGACGGCCTCGATTCCCGTGGTGTTCATCACGGCGCGGACCCAGACGCATGAGGTGGAGCGCTATCTCGCCATGGGAGCGGTGGGCGTGATCGCCAAACCTTTCGATCCGATGGCGCTCGCCGGCGAGGTCAGGAAACTGCTCCGGCCGCGCGACGGCCGGCCCTGA